The following proteins come from a genomic window of Megalobrama amblycephala isolate DHTTF-2021 linkage group LG1, ASM1881202v1, whole genome shotgun sequence:
- the LOC125273761 gene encoding ER lumen protein-retaining receptor 3-like: MNIFRLSGDVCHLVAIIILFLKIWRSRSCAGISGKSQVLFALVFTTRYLDLFTAFISIYNTVMKVVYLVLAYATVSLIYFRFRNSYDSESDSFRVEFLLVPVAGLSFLENYAFTPLEIMWTFSIYLESVAILPQLFMITKTGEAESITTHYLFFLGLYRALYLGNWVWRYHVEGFFDQIAVVSGVVQTIFYCDFFYLYFTRVLRGM; the protein is encoded by the exons ATGAATATCTTCCGACTGTCTGGAGATGTTTGTCATCTGGTCGCCATCATTATTCTGTTCCTGAAGATCTGGAGATCCAGATCATGCGCAG GTATTTCTGGGAAGTCTCAGGTGCTGTTCGCGCTGGTCTTCACCACCAGATATCTGGACCTGTTCACTGCCTTCATCTCCATCTACAACACTGTCATGAAG gtGGTGTATCTGGTCTTGGCGTACGCCACCGTCAGCCTCATCTACTTCCGCTTCAGGAACTCATACGACTCTGAGAGCGATTCGTTCCGCGTGGAGTTCCTGCTGGTGCCGGTGGCCGGTCTGTCATTCCTGGAGAACTACGCCTTCACGCCGCTGGAG ATCATGTGGACGTTCTCCATCTATCTGGAGTCGGTGGCCATCCTGCCGCAGCTGTTCATGATCACTAAGACGGGCGAGGCCGAGTCCATCACCACACACTACCTGTTCTTCCTGGGTCTGTACCGCGCTCTGTACCTCGGTAACTGGGTGTGGCGCTATCACGTGGAGGGATTCTTCGACCAGATCGCCGTGGTGTCCGGCGTCGTCCAGACCATCTTCTACTGCGACTTCTTCTATCTCTACTTCACCAGAG TGCTGAGAGGAA tgtGA